Genomic window (Stenotrophomonas maltophilia):
TGGTGACGCTGCGCCGCGCGCCGTGACCGGAAGTGGGTCAGATTCCTGTCCCCCGGGGGGAAGTGATCTGACCCCGGCCCGTCAGGCCGCCCGCAGCGGCGGCCGCGCATGCGCACTTCGACGCAGCGCTTGTGCCCGCTTGGCGATCCAGCGCACCACGAAGGCGGTAAACATCAGCGCCGACGGCACCGCATACCAGAAGTTGCCCGGCACGCGCTTGAAGTATGAGTACGTAAACACCGCCGCGATGATCCACATGCCGGCGACGTGCAGGCGACGCCAGGCGGTGGGTCCCATGCGCCGGGCGAGCCCCCGGTGCGAGGTGATGGCCAGCGCCAGGATGGCGATGTAGCCCACCGTGCCCGGGAGGTTGGCCAGCGCTGAGCGTGCGGGCCAGAACGCCGGGTTGAGAATGCCGAAACTGGTGATGGCGACTGCGTGCAGCAGGTGCGAGAACGCGAAGGACAGGCCGATGATGCGCCGCTCGCGCAGCAGGAAATGAGTGAACGGGCCGGGCAGCAGGGTGGCGAAGGAGGATGCCGTGAATGCCGCCAGGAACAGCAGGAACGATGTGCGGGCGGTGAGCCGGATCGCCGCGCGGCTGCCTTCGGCTGCATCGGGATACAGGGCGAAGGCGGTCAGTGCGAACGCGATCAGGACCACGCCGATGGCTACGAACAGGCGCCAGCCGTGCAGGAAGGACGTGTTGGAAATGGTCATGGTCAGGCCTCGAAAAATGGAGAGGGGGCAGTGCCGGCCGTTGGCCGGCATGCCCGGGGATCAGTCGACGCAACCAGAACGGCTGCTGTGCAGAGGTCACGCAGCACTGGAATGCTGGCCGCACGCAGTTCATCCGGCGCGACACCATGGGCTTCAGCCACGGTCTGCAATACGTCATCCACACGTGTGCCGTCATCGCCGAAGGCCGACAGCACTGCATAGGCCAGCGGGCTCAGTTCCTCGACCTGCAGTCTGAATTCAGGCATGCGGCGCATCAGCAGCAGCGTGGGAGCTGCATCCAGCACCGGCTCCAGCATCTCGTCCACATGTACCGGCCACTGGTAGCCAAGCACCCGCACCAGCGGCGAGACCGCCAGCACATCACTGTCCACCGGAACGCGGTGCAGCGAACGCCCGGCGGCGCGCGCTTCAATGTGCAGCGACTGCTGCGTGCTCTCGTAGTGCGCCAGTTCCGCTGCCCAGGCCGGCAGTGCCAGCGCGTCCTGCATCGCCAGCCAGGCCGCGAATTCGCCAGCGATCTGTGGGAACAACGGGGTGCGGCAGGTATGGCTGGCGTAGTAGTGCTCCACGGTGTCGCGCCAGCGCGGCGTGCCCAACTGGTGTTGCAGGCGTGGCAGGGTGCCAGCCAGCAGGGTGTCCAGGCTGTCGATGCACAGGCGGCGGTACACTGCCAGCCGGCGCGCCTCGACGCCATCGGGCGCGGCCATTGATGGGTCGCGCACATGGTCGGCCCAACGCCGTTGCAGGGTGGCCAGCGACTCAGCCATGGGCCACCTCGGGCCAATGTGCCCCGGCCTGTGCCTGGCGGATCTGCGCGACCTCGGCCAGCAACTCGGGCAGTGGCGGGAAGTTGAAGTCGCGTTCGAGCAGGGTGGGGCGCACGCCTACCCGCGCATAGGCCTCGCGCAACAGCGCCCAGACCACGCCTTTCACCGGCGCACCGTGGGTGTCGATCTTGAAGCCATCGTCTTCATCGAAGTGGCCCGCCACATGCAGCGAGGCGACCCGCTGGGCCGGCACGCGGGCCAGGAATTCGAACGCGTCGTAGCCGTTGTTGCAGGCATTGACGAAGACGTTGTTGACGTCCAGCAGCAGGTCGCAGTCCGCCTCGGCGAGCACGGCATTGATGAAGTCGATCTCGCTCATTTCCGCGCCGGCAACGGCGTAGTAGGAAATGTTCTCCACGGCGATGCGTCGGCCCAGCATGTCCTGCACCTGGGCGATGCGCCCGGCGACGTGATGCACGGCCTCGGCGGTGAACGGCAGCGGCAGCAGGTCGTAGACGTGGCCACCGGCGACGCAGTAGCTCAGGTGTTCGCTGTAGAGCTGCACCTGGTGCAGGTCGAGGAAGGCACGCGTCTGGGCCAGCAGGGTGCGGTCCAGCGGATCAGGGCCGCCCAGCGACAGCGACAGGCCGTGGCAGGTCAGGCGGTGGCGTTCGCTCAACCTGCGCAGCGCTGTACCGTGTGCACCGCCGACGCCGATCCAGTTGTCGGGCGAGACTTCGAGGAAGTCGATGGCACCGGCCGGCATGGCCAGCAGTTCGTCGATCAGGCCACGGCGCAGGCCAAGACCGGCGGCATTGGAAGGCAGGGGCAGGGTCATGACGGATGCTCCAGGGAGAGGGCGCCGCCTCGGAGGCGGCGCCGGTTGAACGTCGATCAATCGGCGACGCGGGAGAACAGGCCCTTCGGCATCGGCTTGCCGTTGGCGGTGTAGACGCTGCGCAGGTAGTCGTGTGCCTCCTGCTCGCTGATGTAGCCGTCGTGGTCGGTGTCGATGCGGTCGAACTCGGCGGCACGCTTGGCGGCCACGGCGTTGAACTCGGCACGCGAGACCCGGCCATCGTGGTCGCGGTCGGTGCGGGCAAACGAGGCGTCGCCGCATTTGCCTTCGCCACACTGGCCCTCGGCCACCTTGGCCTTGCCGGCGGGCTTGCCGGTGGCGGTCTTGTTGGCTCCGCACTTGCCTTCACCGCACTTGCCTTCGGCAGCAGCGCTCATGGCCATGGCACTGACCGCCAGCGGCTGGATCGCCGCGGCCTGGCCGGCCAGCAGCAGGCCACCGGCCAGGGCGATGCCGATGGCACCGACGCGCGGCAGGCGGGAGGAGGGGGTGGTCTTGGTCGAGACGGACATGGTGGTGACTCCTTGGGAATGCACGCGGGGCGTGCGGGATGGACGCCGCTTGACGGCGACGGAAACGAAGGGAAGAAGCGCGGTGAAGGGACGAAGCGGATCAGGCGTTGCGGCGACGGCGCAGTACGTAACCCACCAGCAGCACACCGCCGAGCAGGGCGCCGCCGAAGCCGATGCCGGGCAGCAGCGCGGCAACCGGCAGCAGCAGGGCGATGAGGCTGACGCCCCAACCCAAGCCGTCATTGCCAACGGGGGCGTGCTGCGAGCCGGCCAGCAGACGGTCGACGCTGAGTGCGCCACCGCCGTTGAGGATCAGTGGCAGCAGCATGGCCAGGAACAGCAGCGGCAGCTTGAAGTTGCCGTAGCCCTGGTCGGTGATCGCATAGCCCTGCCAGAGTTCGCCCAGGCCGTTCCATTGGTCGGGCCAGTGCACGGCGGCGATGGCGACCACGGTCAGTACCCAGAACACATAAGCCACCGAGCGCGTGGCCAGGCCGAGCAGCAGCATCACTGCACCCACCAGTTCCAGCCAGGTGGCCAGCTGCCAGTTCAGTGATGCGGGCAGGGCGGAGAACGGGAACGGGAAGCGACCTTCCAGGTCGGCGAACCAGTTCTGGCCGCCCAGCTTTTCGCGGCCGGATTCAAAGAACTCCCAGGCCAGCAGGGTGCGCAGCGCCAATGGCGAGAGCCAGCGGCCGACGGCGTCCAGGCGGGGGGTATACACGGAAGAGGCGGTGCTGATCATGGTGGTGTCCTGCGGGCCAGTGGTCGATGGAGGCCATTTCAGGCGGCGCAGGTATCGGCAACGTGTGCCGTTGCCCGGGGATTTGTCAGCGACTGTGGCCGCGGCCGGGGTTTCGTACAGTCAGATACAAAGACGATGCGTTGGTGCACATCGGGGCGTTGCGCGCCCGCGTGCGGGGAGCGATATCCACCCGTTAGCGCCCAGCCAGGACCGGCGCCCGAATGTATCCCACTGTAGAAACCCGCCTGCGCCCTACAGTCCGGTACAACTCCGCGCCGCAGAGAAACAGCGCCGATACACCGGCAGGCGGAAATGGCCGCTCCCAACACCGGAGTGCCACCCATGATCCGTACCACGTTGCTTGCCGCCGCTCTCGCCCTTGCCGGCGCCGCCGCCCCGGCCTTCGCTGCCCAGGTCGACGCCGGCGCGCCGCCCACCATCATCCTGGTGCACGGCGCCTTCGCCGATGGCTCCAGCTGGAGCAAGGTCATCAGCACCCTGCATGACTGGAAGCTGCCTGCGGTGGCCGTGCAGAATCCGCTCACCTCGCTGGCCGACGATGTTGCCGCCACCCGTCGTGCGATTGCCGCTGCGCCTGGCAAGGTGGTGCTGGTCGGCCACAGCTGGGGTGGCACGGTCATCACCGAAGCGGGCAATGACCCGAAGGTACAGGCGCTGGTGTACGTGGCGGCCTTCGCACCGGATGCAGGGCAGTCTTCGGCGCAACAAGGCGAAGGTTTTCCGGTCGGCCCGGGCCTGACCCGCCTGCAGCAGAGGGATGGCTACCTGACCTTGCCGGCCGATGCGATTGCTCAGGACTTCGCGCCGGACGTGATGAAGACGTCGGCTGCGCTGCTGTACAGCACCCAGGTCCCGCTGAAGGCCAGCGCGCTGGGCGAGGTGGTGAACGTTGCGGCGTGGCGCAGCAAGCCGAGCTGGTACGTGCTCAGCCGTGACGATCGCATGCTGTCGCCGCAGCTGCAGGCCGCCACCGCAAAGCGCATTGGCGCGCAGCTGCAATCGATCGGCAGCAGCCATGTGTCGCTGCTTTCGCATCCTGCGCAGGTGGCCGACAGCATCCTGGAAGCGGCAGGCGTGAAGCCCGCCGAACTGCCGTTGGCCGAGCAGGGGGGCTGAGCGATGGCCACACTGCGAGGGTATGCACTGCCCCTGCTGCTGGGCCTGCTGGGTGGAGCGGCGTTGTTGCTGGCATGGCCCGGCGCCGATGCCGGCGCGCAGCCGCTCGACGCAGCACCGATGGCGGGGTTCGACGGTGGCGGGCCATGGCACAACAGCTCCCCGCTCACACTGAAGCAGGTGCGGGGGCAGGTGGTGCTGGTCGAGTTCTGGACCTACACCTGCAGCAACTGCCTCAACGTGGCGCCGCATGTCCACCAGTGGCACGTACGGTACGCGTCGCAGGGCCTGAAGGTGATCGGCGTGCATACGCCGGAGTTCGCCTATGAAGGGCTGCCCGGCAACGTGCGCAGGGCCATCGCACGGTTGGATATCACCTGGCCGGTGGTGCAGGACAACCAGTACCGGATCTGGAACGCTTGGGGCAACCGCTTCTGGCCCGCGCTGTACCTGCTCGACCGGCAGGGGCGGGTGGTCTACCGCCATTACGGCGAGGGCGACTACGCGCATACCGAAAGCCAGATCCAGCGCCTGCTGGCCAGCCCCTGAGCCGCGCTACCATGGCCGCGCCGCGCGGCGCTGTCCCCCTGCCTTCATCGAGAACGCAATGAACCCTGTACCGCACATCCTTGTCGTCGACGATGACAGTGAGATCCGCCAGATGCTGGCTGACTACCTGCAACGCAACGGCCTGCGCGTGAGCCAGGCCGACGGTGGCCGGGCCATGCGCGCACTGATGGATACCCATGCAGTGGACCTGGTGGTGCTGGACGTGATGATGCCGGGCGAGGACGGCCTGAGCCTGTGCCGCAACCTGCGTGCCGGCAAGCATCGTGCGGTGCCGGTGGTGCTGCTGACCGCACGCGACGACGAGACCGACCGCATCATCGGCCTGGAAATGGGCGCCGACGACTACGTGACCAAGCCCTTTTCCTCGCGCGAACTGCTGGCACGCATCAACGCGGTGATTCGCCGCACCCGGATGCTGCCGCCGAACCTGCAGGTGAGCGAAGCCGGTCGCCAGCTGGCCTTTGGTGCCTGGCGCCTGGATACCACCGCGCGCCATCTGCTGGATGCGCAGGACACTGCGTATCCGCTCAGTGGCGCCGAATTCCGCCTGTTGCGCGTGTTCCTCGATCACGCCAATCGGGTGCTCAGCCGCGACCAGCTGCTCAGCCTCACCCAGGGCCGCGATGCCGAACTGTTCGACCGCTCGATCGACCTGCTGGTCAGCCGCGTGCGCCAGCGCCTGGGTGACGACGCACGCGAGCCGACCTACATCAAGACCGTGCGCAGCGAGGGCTATGTGTTCAGCGTGCCGGTGCAGTTGCTGGGGCCGGACGAATGAACACCGGCGCACGTCGTCCACGCTGGCCGCGCACGCTGTCGGCGCGGCTGCTGCTGGTGCTGCTGGGTGGACTGGCCCTGGCCCACGCACTGTCTTTCGGCCTGCTGTTCTTCGAACGCTACCAGTCCACCCGCAGCATGATGCTGCGCAACCTCGACGAGGACGTGGCGGTGAGTGTCGCGCTGCTGGAGCACCTGCCCGCAGACCAGCGCGATGCCTGGGTGCCGCGGCTGGAGCGGCGTACCTACCGCTACCTGCTGCGCCCGGCTGTGGCCGGGCCGGGGCTGCAGACCGATCGTGCACGCCAGGTCACCGCGATCATCGACGACAGCCTGCAGCATCGCTATCCGTTGCAGGCGCGCCAGGTGGCTCGCCTGCCGGAGCGGTTCGAGGTGGAACTGCACCTGCACGACGGCACGCCGTTGACCATTGAAGTCACCCCTTCGGGCCTGCCGCTGGCGCGCTGGCTGCCCGCCGTGCTGCTGGTGCAGCTGGCGCTGTTGCTGGTGTGCGCATGGCTGGCGGTGCGCCTGGCCATGCGCCCGCTGCAGCAGCTGTCCCACGCGGTGGAACAGCTGCAGCCGGGCAAGGACGGGCCGGTACTGCCTGAAGATGGCCCTGCGGAAGTAGGCGGTGCGGCGGCCGCACTCAACGCGCTGCAGGCACGCATTCGTGGCCATGTCAGCGAGCGCCTGCAGATCCTCGCAGCGATCTCGCACGATCTGCAGACCCCCATCACGCGCATGAAGCTTCGGGTGGAGACCCTGCCTGAAGACAGCACCCAGCAGCGACTGCTGTCCGACCTCGACCACTTGGGTCAACTGGTGCGTGAGGGCGTGGCCTATGCGCGCAGCAGCCACGTCGCCAGTGGCGCGCCGGTGTCGATGGACCTGGGCGCGTTCCTGGCCAGTGTGGTCGGCGATTACGAGGACATGGGCAAGCCGGTCAGTGGCGGTGCGCCCGCTGGACTGGTCGTGCAGACATGGCCGCAGCCGCTGCGCCGGGTGGTCGGCAATCTGGTCGACAACGCGTTGCGCTACGCCGGTGCCGCCGAGATCGAGGCGGGCCGCGATGAGGCCGGAAGGGTGTGGATCGGAATTTCCGACCGTGGCCCCGGCATTCCCGAGGGCCAGCTGCAGGCAGTGCTGGCGCCGTTCCATCGGCTGGAAAGCTCGCGCAACCGCGATACCGGCGGCACCGGCCTGGGCCTGGCCATCGCGGTGCAGCTGGCGCAGTCGCTGGGCGGCTCGCTGCGGTTGCACAACCGCGAGGGCGGCGGATTGCGAGCGGAGCTGCAGCTGCCGGGGTAATTGGCGGGGTCGGATCCCTTTGCGGGAGCAAAGGGCTCTGACCCCGATGTGGGATCTGCGACGTTCCTGCATGGCACCGGGATCGGCGATCATCTCCAGCGAGTGTTGAAACCAGGGAGCACCACGCAATGCAGGGACGCCGTTCTTCAATCTGGCACGCACGCCGTGTCGCGCTGCTGATCAGCGCAGGGTTGCTGGTGGCCTGCCAGCGCTCGCCGGATGTATCGGCCGAACACGCGCCTGCAGACCCACCGGCGGTGATACCGACCGCCGGCGCCGATCTCTCCCCGCTGCTGGATGCCCTGCCGACCTGCGCGCTGGACGGCTGGTACATCGATCAGCAAACCGACCGCCCGGCCCACCCTTGGTTGGCTGCGAACGCACCGAAGCCCTGCAAGGAGGACGAGGAGAACGAGATCGCCACGTTCTGCGTGCAGGGGCAGTGGAAGGGGTTGCCGGTGGAAGAGGTGATCCTGCCGACGATGACGTTCGTCTCGTTCCGTGGCGTGAAGATCGGCCTGCCGCTGGAGAAGGCACGTCCCATCGTCCGCCAGCGCTTCGGGCAGGAATTTCCGGGTGGCGCGTCTTACGAGCAGGGCCGCAAACCGAAGCTGATGGCCGATCCCGAAGATGCGCAGCGTTCGTGGCTGCTGTGCAGCACCCCGGAACTGGGCCACGACGTGGACAGCGAGGGGAGCATCAGCTATTCCGGCATGAACCTGCCCTACGACCACGACGGTTGCAGCTACCGCTACAGCCCGGTCGACTTCTGCGATGCGCAGCACCGCGCAGCCATCGAAGAAGCTCTCCAGCATCAGAAGCCCAATTTCAACCAGCACTATCTGCTGGTACAGGTCGATGATCGTCCCGAGTACTTCCAGCGCACGCTGGTGCTGGTCGACACCCGTACCGGACGCGCCACGCCATTGCCGATCGATGCCTTCACCGGCCCGGCGGGGAAGGGCGGAGACGCCGCCGGCTACGGGACCCTGGAAACGGGTGCGGACCAGCAGCAGTTCTGCCTTGATGGTGCGTTGCTGGTCTACCGCGTTTTCGAGGAAGGACGCTTCTGCTTCGGCTTTGACGGCGAGCGCTTCACCGGCCATGAAACCCAGTACATGCAGGCGACGGACACCCGATGACCGGTATTTCACCCCAGCCATGACATCCTCCCCGAACCTGCACATCCGGGATCGAGGCTGTTGAAGGCGAATACGCAATGACCGCGGCGCGACAGCGCTCGATGTGGGTGGCGGGCCTGTCCACGGTGGTGGAGTGGTACGACTTCACCCTGTACCTGTACTTCGCCACGGTCTTGTCGCGCGTGTTCTTCGGCGGTGGCGAGCAGGCGCTGCTGGTCACCCTGGCCGGCTTCGCGGTGTCCTACCTGATGCGTCCGCTGGGTGCGCTGTGCTTCGGCCACCTGGGTGACCGGCTGGGCCGGCGCTGGATGCTGCTGGCGTCGATGGCCTTGATGGCTGCGGCGATGCTGGCCACTGCACTGCTGCCGACAGCGGCCACCGCAGGTGCCACGGCGGGCGTGCTGCTGTTGGTACTGCGCTGCGTGATGGCGTTTTCGGTGGGCGGCGAGTACACCGGGGTGGTGGCGTATCTGCTGGAAAGCGCGCCGGTGCGGCGACGTGGCCTGGTGACCTCGCTCGCTTCGGCGGCCAGTGAAGTGGGCGCGCTGCTGGCGGTAGCGATCTCCGCGCTGACCGTGGCGCTGCTGCCCACCGCGCAGCTGGACAGCTGGGGCTGGCGTATTCCGTTCTTCGTTGGTGCTGCGCTGGCACTGGTGATCCTGGTCGCGCGCTCGGGCATGCACGAGTCGCCGGAGTTCGAGCGGCAGCGCCGCGAGGGCAGCATTCCGGCTACACCGCTTCGCCATGTACTGCGCAACCATCCGCTGGCGGTGGCACGCACCTTCGCGATCTCGGCGCTGGGCTCGATCACTTATTACGTCGGCATCACCTATGTGCCGGCATTCCTGCATGCGCAGGGGCATGACGAAGGTGATGCACTGTGGCTGTCGACGATTGCGGCAGTGGCGGTCATCGCGATCACGCCGCTGTGTGGTGCCCTGTCCGACCGCGTCGGGCGGCGGCCGATGCTGCTGGGCCTGACGGTGCTGGCAGCGCTGCTGCCGCTGTCCCTGTTCGCGTGGATGGCGCAGGCAACGGCATGGGGCATCGCGCTGGCCGCGGTGCTGCTGGCCTGCGTGGCCGGTGGGGTAAGTGCCGTTGCTGCGCCGGCCACGGCCGAACAATTCCCGGGCGAGGGCCGGGTCAGCGGCCTGGCACTAGGGGTGACCATGGCCACCGCCTTCTTCGGAGGGGCAACGCCATGGCTGGCGCAATGGTGGGTGGAGCGCAGCGGCTGGGCAGCGGCGCCGGGCGCGATGATCGCGCTGGTGGCGGTGCTGGTGCTGCCGGTGCTGTGGACCCTGCCCGAGACGGTCCCGGGCAGGGCCAAGCGCTAGACGGTCAGACCTTCAGGGTCTGCTCGATGTCGGCCAGTACCGCGGCCGCGTCCACGCCGATGGCAATCGACTGCACCACGTGGCCATCCCACACGCTGGGGCCGAATGCCAGACCTTCCGGCTTGGGAATGGTCATGCCGCGGGCGACGCCGTCGGTGGCCACGCGCACGCTGGCGCGCTCGAACTGGAACAGTTCCGGGCGGGTCAGCGCGATGCACGCGCAGCAGTCATGCACGACCATGCCCTTGTGGCCGGCCTGCAGGTAGAAGTCCACGTAGTCCTGCGACAGCGCACGCACCAGCTCGGCATCGGCACCGCCGATCGCAGCCAGCTTGTCCAGGCCGTCACGGTCCATTTCCACGCGGGTGGTCACGTCCAGGCCGATCGCGGTGACCGGCCAGTTGGCGGTGAACACCACGTCGGCGGCTTCGGCATCGCCCCAGATGTTGGCCTCGGCGGCCGGGGTGATGTTGCCGTTGACGTGGAAGGCGCCGCCCATGATCACAACGCCGCGCACCAGGCCGGCGATGTCCGGGGCCTGCTGCAGGGCCAGGGCCAGGTTGGTCATGCGGCCGACCGCGACCAGCGTCACTTCGCCCGGATGGGCGCGGACCAGGTCGATGATCAGCTGGTGGGCGGGGCGCGCGTCGGCGGCCACGTCCAGTTCGGCCGGCACCGGGTGATTGCCCAGCCCGTTGTGGCCGTGAATGTGCACCGGCCAGGCTTCCGGGGTGGCTTCCGGCTGCAGCGGGCCAGCGGCACCGCGCGCGACCGGGGCGGCAAAGTTCCAGGCCTGCTTCAGGTACAGCGCGTTGTGGGTGGTCGACTCCACCGAGGCATTGCCGAAGGTGGTGGTGACGCCGACCAGGTCGATCTGGGCGTGCTTGTGCAGGTACAGCAGGGCCAGGGCGTCGTCGACGCCCGGGTCGGTATCGAAAATGACTTTCAGCATGTTGTTGTTCTTCTTCTTCCGTGTGGTGCGGGGGGCGCCGGCGGCCACGGGGCAGGCCGGCGCGCCCTACATTGTCCCATCTTCATGACAGGCAGGGCCATTGCCGGGATGGCAGGCCATAATGCCTCCAGTCCAAGCACGGAGCCGCCGAATGCTGATCGTTGCCCTTCTGCTGGTCCTGCTGGTGCTGGGCCTGAACGTGGTGGCCACCGTGGTGATCGTCAGGCGCGATGGCCTGTCGTCCGGGGGCCGGGCGGTGCAGCTGCTGCTGGTCTGGCTGCTGCCGCTGGTCGGCGCGATCCTGTGCATGGCGGTGGCCACGGCCGATGGCTCACCCGCGCGGAGCGATGGCAGTTGCGGTGGGCCCGCCGATTTCTCCGGCGGCTATTCCGGGGACAGCCACAGTCATCACAGCCACAGCAGCTCCGACTGCAGCAGCGATGGCGGTGGGGGTGACGGCGGCAGCTGCGGTGGCGGCGATTGATGAGACGTTCCTGGGTGCCGGCCAGCGGCCGGCACTACCCAGCCGAGGTCACACCTTGGTAGTGCCGGCCGCTGGCCGGCAACCTCAACAGCTCAGCCGCCGCCTTCGGTCGGCAACGGTGCCGGCACGTTCAGCAGGCCGCCCGCCGCCACATAGGCGGCCAGTGCCTGGCCCTGGCTGAGCAGATGGCGTTCCATGGTGCGTTCGGCAGCCTGCGCGTCGCGGCGGCGGAAGCATTCCATCAGCTCGCGGTGTTCGGCCAGCGACTGCGCGGTGCGGCCCGGCGTCAACAGCTGGCGGCCACGATGCATCTTCAGGATGCGATGCAGGTCGTGGGTGATACGGATCAGCCACGGATTGCCCGCGTAGTGCTGCACGGTTTCGTGGATCAGGTAGTTGTTGCGGTAGTACTCGGCGATGTTGCCTTCGGCCGCTGCCGTCTCCATTGCTGCATGCAGCTCTTCCAGCTGCTGCACGCCGGTATCGTCGATGTGCTTCACCGCCTCGTGTGCACAGCGGCCTTCCAGCATCGCCATCACCGGGAACAGCTGGTTGAGGTCTTCCAGCGTCAACCGGGTGACCCGGCTGCCACGACCGGCATCGATCTGCACCAGGCCTTCAGCGGCCAGCAGCTTCAGCGCCTCGCGCAGCGGTGTGCGGCTGATGCCCAGTTCTTCGCAGAGCGCGGGCTCGTCGATCCACTCACCCGGCGGCAGCCGGTAGTCGTAGATGCGCTCGCGCACGTGTTCGGCCACCTCTTCGTACAGAGGTGCGCGCTTCTTCGGTGACCGCGGGGCAGGGGCAATAGCCATGCGCAGAGTGTAACGCCAGGTCGTGCCGACCAGTGGCCGGCACGACCGCTCGGCGGTTACATCCAGCCCGGCACCACGAATACCAGCCAGGCCAACAACGGCCCCAGGGCCACCACCAGGCCGCTGTACACCAGGAAACGACGGAACAGCGTCTCGCGCTCTTCCTTCGCGGCCGAAGCCACCACCAGCGCGCCATTGGTGGAGAACGGGCTGACATCGACGATGGTGGACGACACCGCCAGCGCGCAGATCACGCCGGCGGCGCTGAGGTGACCCTGCATCAGGAATGGCACGGCCAGTGGAATCGTGGCGCCCAGCACCGCTGCCGACGAGGCGAATGCGGAGACGATGCCGCCGACGTAGCAGACCAGCAGCGCACCGAGCAGCGGGATGCCGATGTCGGACACACCATTGCCGATGAAGTCCACCGCACCGGCATGTTCCAGCACGCCGATGTAGGTCACCACGCCGCAGATCAGCAGCACGGTGGACCAGCTGATGCCATCGACCGCACCCTTCTGGCTTTGCGGCGACAGCAGCGCCAGTGCCACCGCCACGGTGATCGAGACCAGGCCGACGTTGAGGTTGTAGATCAACGCCGCCACGCCCAGGCCCAGCAGGCCGACCAGGGTGAACAACCGCTCGCGGGTCAGGTTCACCGCATCCAGTGCCACCGGATCATTGGACAGGGTGCCACCGCCCGCGGCAACCAGCGCGCCGTGCCCTTCGATCGCGAACTGGCGCGACGACG
Coding sequences:
- a CDS encoding MFS transporter, with the protein product MTAARQRSMWVAGLSTVVEWYDFTLYLYFATVLSRVFFGGGEQALLVTLAGFAVSYLMRPLGALCFGHLGDRLGRRWMLLASMALMAAAMLATALLPTAATAGATAGVLLLVLRCVMAFSVGGEYTGVVAYLLESAPVRRRGLVTSLASAASEVGALLAVAISALTVALLPTAQLDSWGWRIPFFVGAALALVILVARSGMHESPEFERQRREGSIPATPLRHVLRNHPLAVARTFAISALGSITYYVGITYVPAFLHAQGHDEGDALWLSTIAAVAVIAITPLCGALSDRVGRRPMLLGLTVLAALLPLSLFAWMAQATAWGIALAAVLLACVAGGVSAVAAPATAEQFPGEGRVSGLALGVTMATAFFGGATPWLAQWWVERSGWAAAPGAMIALVAVLVLPVLWTLPETVPGRAKR
- a CDS encoding nucleoside hydrolase, which codes for MLKVIFDTDPGVDDALALLYLHKHAQIDLVGVTTTFGNASVESTTHNALYLKQAWNFAAPVARGAAGPLQPEATPEAWPVHIHGHNGLGNHPVPAELDVAADARPAHQLIIDLVRAHPGEVTLVAVGRMTNLALALQQAPDIAGLVRGVVIMGGAFHVNGNITPAAEANIWGDAEAADVVFTANWPVTAIGLDVTTRVEMDRDGLDKLAAIGGADAELVRALSQDYVDFYLQAGHKGMVVHDCCACIALTRPELFQFERASVRVATDGVARGMTIPKPEGLAFGPSVWDGHVVQSIAIGVDAAAVLADIEQTLKV
- a CDS encoding GntR family transcriptional regulator; the protein is MAIAPAPRSPKKRAPLYEEVAEHVRERIYDYRLPPGEWIDEPALCEELGISRTPLREALKLLAAEGLVQIDAGRGSRVTRLTLEDLNQLFPVMAMLEGRCAHEAVKHIDDTGVQQLEELHAAMETAAAEGNIAEYYRNNYLIHETVQHYAGNPWLIRITHDLHRILKMHRGRQLLTPGRTAQSLAEHRELMECFRRRDAQAAERTMERHLLSQGQALAAYVAAGGLLNVPAPLPTEGGG
- a CDS encoding SLC13 family permease, giving the protein MSPQIATIIGLVIMFIVATAMPINMGAVAFALAFIIGGLWVDMGGKEVLAGFPGDLFLTLVGITYLFAIAQKNGTIDLLVHWAVKAVRGHIVAIPWVMFVITAALTAFGALGPAAVAIIGPVALRFAKQYNINPLMMGLLVIHGAQAGGFSPISVYGSITNGVVQKAGLEVTEMAVFLTSLGFNFMMATICFFAFGGIALLRRGSITAAGTIGNAELAMAGGPQASSRQFAIEGHGALVAAGGGTLSNDPVALDAVNLTRERLFTLVGLLGLGVAALIYNLNVGLVSITVAVALALLSPQSQKGAVDGISWSTVLLICGVVTYIGVLEHAGAVDFIGNGVSDIGIPLLGALLVCYVGGIVSAFASSAAVLGATIPLAVPFLMQGHLSAAGVICALAVSSTIVDVSPFSTNGALVVASAAKEERETLFRRFLVYSGLVVALGPLLAWLVFVVPGWM